A DNA window from Brassica napus cultivar Da-Ae chromosome C1, Da-Ae, whole genome shotgun sequence contains the following coding sequences:
- the LOC125580953 gene encoding classical arabinogalactan protein 27-like produces MASSLILTLITFISLSSLSFSLPTTNTIPSSPTIFPFEDQISPEIAPLLPSPAATSTQNIPSTNSTLPDPQNDDVMADPDPAFAPSAPPPASSLALPSSQAPGVVLSVVFAAVSCFSLRLLAVSAL; encoded by the coding sequence ATGGCTTCATCTTTAATCTTAACACTCATCaccttcatctctctctcctcacttTCCTTCTCTTTGCCGACGACAAATACAATCCCATCTTCTCCAACAATTTTTCCTTTTGAAGACCAGATCTCGCCGGAGATAGCCCCTCTCCTCCCTTCTCCAGCCGCCACCTCCACTCAAAACATCCCTTCTACTAATTCAACCCTTCCGGATCCTCAAAACGATGACGTTATGGCCGATCCTGATCCAGCCTTTGCTCCCTCCGCTCCCCCGCCGGCTTCCTCTCTTGCTCTTCCATCTTCTCAAGCTCCCGGAGTTGTCCTCTCCGTTGTTTTCGCGGCCGTGTCTTGTTTCTCGCTCCGGCTTCTTGCTGTTTCAGCTTTGTAA